The Halomonas sp. KG2 genome contains a region encoding:
- a CDS encoding phage major tail tube protein, with translation MLPNILKDFNLFGDGNNWQGQIPELTLPELARRMVEYEGGGMDGPIEVDHGNELQTFEWTAGGMIVELFDTYGSAIHDATMLRFTGSYESDETGDIIPVEIVVRGRHKTIAMGDASKGDNNQISVTTTISYYKLVVDGEEVIERDVPGYVFRVRGTDRLAERRRALGL, from the coding sequence ATGCTACCCAACATACTCAAAGATTTTAATCTCTTCGGCGACGGCAACAACTGGCAAGGCCAGATTCCAGAGCTAACGCTGCCCGAACTCGCCCGCCGCATGGTCGAATACGAAGGCGGCGGCATGGACGGCCCGATTGAGGTCGACCACGGCAACGAACTGCAAACGTTCGAATGGACAGCAGGCGGAATGATCGTCGAGCTATTCGACACCTACGGGAGTGCTATTCATGACGCCACCATGCTCCGCTTCACCGGCTCCTACGAATCCGACGAAACGGGCGACATCATCCCCGTTGAGATCGTCGTACGTGGTCGTCACAAAACCATCGCTATGGGCGACGCAAGCAAAGGCGACAACAACCAAATCAGCGTCACCACCACCATCAGCTATTACAAATTGGTGGTTGACGGCGAAGAGGTTATCGAGCGCGACGTACCCGGCTACGTCTTCCGTGTGCGCGGCACCGACCGACTCGCTGAACGGCGGCGCGCCCTCGGCTTGTAA
- a CDS encoding phage baseplate assembly protein V: protein MNNAAEILRLIANLIRLGAVAQVDHGNPAADPPQPPRVRVKSGELLTAWVPWLTSRAGTTREWNPPTIGEQCVLFSPGGDTANAFAAPGLYQNAHPAPSNDPALIGRWYPDGTRIEYDHQANRLLIHCVGDIHLEVAGNLTATVGGDMQATVAGVATVDAESIHHNGGSPVVTTAHVCHFTGNPHGDGSSTVTAGQ, encoded by the coding sequence ATGAACAACGCCGCCGAAATACTTCGCCTAATTGCCAACCTGATTCGTCTGGGTGCAGTCGCCCAAGTGGATCATGGCAACCCAGCCGCCGACCCGCCGCAACCACCCCGCGTGCGCGTCAAATCTGGGGAATTGCTAACCGCCTGGGTGCCCTGGCTAACCAGCCGCGCCGGTACCACGCGAGAGTGGAACCCGCCCACCATCGGCGAGCAGTGCGTGTTGTTTTCCCCCGGCGGCGACACCGCCAACGCCTTTGCAGCACCAGGGCTCTACCAGAACGCCCACCCAGCACCGAGCAACGACCCCGCATTGATCGGCCGCTGGTACCCAGACGGCACCCGCATCGAATACGACCACCAAGCCAACCGGCTGTTGATCCACTGCGTGGGCGATATCCACCTGGAAGTCGCGGGAAACCTAACGGCGACTGTCGGCGGGGATATGCAAGCGACGGTAGCAGGCGTGGCCACCGTCGATGCCGAAAGCATCCACCACAACGGTGGCAGCCCAGTAGTCACCACCGCCCACGTCTGCCACTTCACCGGCAACCCACACGGCGACGGCAGCTCAACTGTAACAGCGGGGCAATGA
- a CDS encoding phage tail protein, translated as MMMTYGLFVFGLSTAAYQELQRQTDWRHVSQSRVNARPVHQFLGPGDDIINLTGSLLPMFTGGQQNLDMLRALADGGRAWPLIEGTGTYYGMFSITSLQERKSEFFRDGAAKQIEFDLKLTRIDDSRTELIGVLQSSMLRAITGAIA; from the coding sequence ATGATGATGACATATGGCCTGTTTGTGTTCGGCCTCAGTACCGCCGCCTATCAAGAGCTACAGCGCCAAACCGATTGGCGCCACGTTAGCCAAAGCCGCGTCAACGCCCGCCCGGTGCATCAGTTTCTTGGCCCAGGTGATGACATCATCAACTTAACGGGCTCGCTACTGCCTATGTTCACCGGTGGCCAACAGAATTTAGATATGCTCCGCGCCCTAGCAGATGGCGGGCGGGCGTGGCCACTCATCGAAGGCACCGGCACCTATTACGGCATGTTCAGCATCACAAGCCTGCAAGAGCGTAAAAGCGAGTTCTTCCGCGACGGCGCGGCCAAGCAAATAGAGTTTGACTTGAAGCTAACGCGAATCGATGACAGCCGAACCGAGCTGATCGGCGTACTACAAAGCAGCATGCTACGCGCAATAACAGGTGCCATAGCATGA
- a CDS encoding phage tail assembly protein — protein sequence MDTKNETQAVEKTEANENQPATAPGVPTEVVPLETPLKRGSNTVTEITVRKPMSGGLRGVSLVDIMNLDVASLHKVLPRVTTPALTEAEVKTIDIVDLIQLGTALNNFLIPKKYKDIEA from the coding sequence ATGGATACTAAGAACGAAACCCAAGCCGTTGAGAAAACAGAAGCCAACGAAAATCAGCCAGCCACCGCCCCCGGCGTGCCGACCGAAGTAGTGCCACTAGAAACACCGCTAAAGCGCGGTAGCAACACGGTGACTGAAATCACAGTGCGTAAACCCATGTCCGGAGGCCTGCGCGGCGTCAGCTTAGTCGACATCATGAACCTAGATGTTGCCTCACTGCATAAAGTGCTGCCCCGCGTCACAACGCCCGCGCTCACCGAAGCCGAAGTAAAAACAATCGATATCGTCGACCTTATCCAGCTCGGCACGGCGCTCAACAATTTTTTAATCCCAAAGAAGTACAAGGACATCGAAGCCTAG
- a CDS encoding phage tail tape measure protein, which produces MARNLRLQVMLNAVDRVTGPLKRIREGAGKTGQAMRETRDQLRDLQRQQSDLTSYRKANAAMRTNTRAMRDARERNRQYTQALEQQREAHAGIKSGLTVARREYDRLAKQLLNTKQPSDQLTASLERARVRLHGQQTEFDRSARAMREYRNRTRNAGEEVKKLTQNHATQTERIRGLKTRLDEAGISTDNLGRSSRELRTKEDRLNTTLQEQKRHLSEVAERQRRLTQARDRYQNGMANVARAQGVGMGMFGTGVAQGYAASRLLTPGVAWGEQMSTLQAVGRFGADDERYQALREQSRELGGSTAFSATEVGGGQEFLLRAGMSAEAIQASMRDVLDLALANNTELARAADIASNIAGTFKIDMEVDGNMARVADILSGTASRANVNLEMLGETMKYLGGSEDLDLTMEQAAAMAGLMGNIGIQGSMAGTAMRAMANRLTKPAKEGRDAMEQLGLQVSDANGNMRDMPDILRDINNATRDLGNVERRALLSAIFGAEAGSGMTELVNGMTDGDLDELINALQTNAGENAEMARVMADNLGGDLKNLRSAWEEVGISITDTNDGPLRDLVQTITAITRGVSEWIKANPELTGTIAKVAAGMIALATVGGAVTMTFASILSPLLFAKFAMTTLGIKVGGLGTALGWIAKTAIPWVAGALKGLLVAMGPIGWGIAAIAGAAFLIYKYWEPIKAFFVGLWQQVKAAFDEGVGGVARLLINWSPLGLIYRAFTSTLERLGVSVPEGFRTLGGFVIDGLLSGLGSKLAALREWITGMAGSLATWFKDVLGINSPSRVFEGFGINIVEGMINGIASMAGALRDQVMGMAGDIAGWVQEAMTSAWDSIGDGATRAMQWGRDTAAGMGQGIRNGASRATESAANLASDVTSTARDWLRIRSPSRVFATIGNFVSQGLANGIKDDADSPLKQVRSLANNLRNAAGGLMLGAGLATTASAANIDTSGIQIDARPPLQSHVSEPQSGGLHIHGGINISVQAAPGMDEQALARLVGQEVERAMRDKERRAAAANRRNFYDND; this is translated from the coding sequence ATGGCACGTAATCTACGACTGCAAGTAATGCTCAACGCCGTGGACCGTGTCACCGGCCCACTCAAGCGCATACGCGAAGGCGCGGGAAAAACTGGCCAAGCGATGCGTGAAACCCGCGACCAGTTGCGAGACCTGCAGCGTCAGCAAAGCGACCTCACCAGCTACCGCAAAGCCAATGCCGCGATGCGCACCAACACCCGCGCAATGCGCGACGCCCGCGAACGCAACCGGCAATACACCCAGGCGCTAGAACAGCAGCGCGAAGCCCACGCCGGAATAAAGTCGGGGCTGACCGTTGCCCGCCGCGAATACGACCGATTAGCTAAACAACTACTCAACACCAAGCAACCCAGCGACCAGCTAACCGCCTCGCTGGAACGTGCCCGCGTGCGCCTGCACGGCCAGCAAACCGAGTTCGATAGATCCGCCCGAGCCATGCGGGAATACCGCAACCGAACCCGAAACGCCGGTGAGGAAGTCAAAAAGCTCACCCAGAACCACGCCACCCAAACCGAGCGCATCCGTGGCCTAAAAACGCGCTTGGATGAAGCGGGCATTAGCACCGACAACCTCGGTCGAAGTTCGCGAGAGCTGCGAACAAAAGAGGATCGGCTAAATACCACTCTGCAGGAACAGAAACGACACCTATCAGAAGTCGCCGAACGCCAGCGACGCCTAACCCAAGCCCGCGACCGCTATCAAAATGGCATGGCCAACGTCGCCCGCGCCCAGGGCGTGGGTATGGGCATGTTCGGCACTGGTGTCGCGCAAGGTTACGCCGCTAGCCGCCTGCTAACACCAGGCGTTGCCTGGGGCGAGCAGATGAGCACCCTACAAGCGGTGGGCCGCTTCGGTGCTGACGATGAACGCTACCAGGCGTTGCGTGAACAATCCCGCGAACTGGGCGGTTCCACCGCGTTCAGTGCTACCGAAGTCGGCGGCGGACAAGAGTTCCTGCTACGGGCGGGGATGAGTGCGGAAGCAATTCAGGCCTCGATGCGCGACGTGCTTGACCTCGCATTGGCCAACAACACCGAGCTAGCCCGAGCAGCGGATATTGCCTCCAACATCGCGGGTACCTTCAAAATCGATATGGAAGTCGACGGCAACATGGCTCGCGTTGCGGATATCCTCTCTGGTACCGCCAGCCGCGCGAACGTCAACCTGGAAATGCTCGGCGAAACCATGAAGTACCTGGGCGGCTCCGAAGACCTCGACCTAACCATGGAACAAGCCGCCGCCATGGCAGGCTTGATGGGCAATATCGGCATTCAAGGCAGCATGGCCGGTACTGCCATGCGCGCCATGGCCAACCGCTTAACCAAACCCGCAAAGGAAGGACGCGATGCCATGGAGCAACTGGGCCTACAGGTCTCAGATGCCAACGGCAATATGCGCGATATGCCAGATATCCTACGCGACATTAACAACGCCACGCGGGATCTGGGCAACGTTGAGCGTCGCGCCCTGCTCTCTGCCATCTTTGGTGCCGAGGCAGGCTCCGGTATGACTGAGCTAGTCAATGGGATGACCGACGGTGACTTGGATGAGCTAATAAACGCGCTGCAAACTAACGCCGGTGAAAATGCCGAGATGGCGCGCGTCATGGCAGACAACCTCGGCGGTGACCTCAAAAACTTGCGCAGTGCCTGGGAAGAAGTCGGCATCAGCATCACCGACACAAATGACGGCCCGCTACGGGATTTAGTGCAGACAATCACCGCCATCACGCGCGGCGTGAGTGAATGGATCAAGGCCAACCCCGAGCTAACCGGCACCATCGCAAAAGTCGCGGCGGGCATGATAGCGCTCGCCACCGTGGGCGGCGCCGTAACTATGACGTTCGCCAGCATCCTCTCCCCGCTGCTGTTCGCCAAGTTCGCCATGACGACGCTCGGCATCAAGGTTGGTGGCTTGGGCACCGCACTAGGCTGGATAGCCAAAACCGCCATCCCCTGGGTAGCTGGTGCACTGAAAGGCCTGCTGGTCGCCATGGGTCCCATCGGCTGGGGCATTGCCGCCATCGCAGGTGCTGCCTTCCTGATCTACAAGTATTGGGAACCCATCAAAGCGTTTTTCGTGGGTCTATGGCAGCAAGTGAAAGCCGCATTCGATGAAGGGGTAGGCGGCGTTGCCCGGCTGCTAATCAACTGGTCACCGCTAGGGCTAATCTATCGTGCTTTTACCAGCACCTTAGAGCGGCTAGGCGTCTCGGTGCCGGAAGGCTTCCGCACCTTAGGCGGCTTTGTGATCGACGGCTTGCTGAGCGGGCTAGGGTCAAAGCTAGCAGCGTTGCGTGAGTGGATAACAGGCATGGCTGGCAGCCTAGCCACTTGGTTCAAAGACGTGCTCGGCATCAACTCACCTAGCCGCGTGTTTGAAGGCTTCGGCATCAACATCGTGGAAGGCATGATCAACGGCATTGCCAGCATGGCCGGGGCGCTGCGCGACCAAGTCATGGGCATGGCGGGCGATATCGCAGGATGGGTACAGGAAGCAATGACAAGCGCCTGGGATTCAATCGGTGACGGTGCAACACGAGCCATGCAATGGGGGCGGGACACAGCAGCCGGAATGGGTCAAGGCATCCGCAACGGTGCTAGCCGCGCCACCGAAAGCGCCGCCAACCTCGCCAGCGATGTCACCAGCACCGCACGCGACTGGCTGCGCATTCGCTCCCCCTCGCGCGTGTTTGCCACCATCGGCAACTTCGTTTCTCAAGGCTTGGCCAACGGCATCAAAGACGACGCCGACAGCCCGCTCAAACAAGTGCGCAGCCTCGCCAACAACCTGCGCAACGCAGCAGGCGGGTTAATGCTCGGTGCAGGGCTGGCCACCACTGCCAGCGCCGCCAATATCGACACCAGCGGCATACAGATCGACGCCCGCCCGCCCCTGCAAAGCCACGTCAGCGAACCACAAAGCGGCGGCCTTCATATTCACGGCGGCATCAATATCAGCGTGCAGGCAGCCCCCGGCATGGATGAGCAAGCCCTAGCCCGCTTAGTGGGTCAAGAGGTCGAGCGTGCAATGCGCGACAAAGAACGCCGCGCCGCCGCGGCCAATCGCCGAAACTTCTACGATAACGATTGA
- a CDS encoding phage tail protein I has product MTKTLLPPNTTALERDIEQVTDRPIDVELDTLWDADRIAGHLLPWLAWAVGVRQWSDEWSEARKRAEVKNALNIRRRAGTLGALRQVIGMHGIEGGDIAEWFDYQGQPGHFRLVLDLDGVGISQKSYDELITGINRAKRLSAHFDPTQISTTTRGNVRLGAGKHTSGNITLQPYRPSHLTTNGAAAIGAGQHASTTITLTPYHPRQLAVPGPTTIGTGQHASGQTTIYPSI; this is encoded by the coding sequence ATGACTAAAACGCTGCTACCACCCAACACCACGGCGCTTGAACGCGACATCGAGCAGGTCACCGACCGCCCAATAGATGTCGAGTTAGACACACTGTGGGACGCCGACCGTATAGCAGGGCACCTACTGCCCTGGCTCGCATGGGCCGTGGGCGTGCGCCAATGGTCAGACGAGTGGAGCGAAGCGCGCAAACGCGCCGAAGTGAAAAACGCCCTCAACATTCGCCGCCGCGCGGGTACCCTCGGCGCACTGCGTCAAGTCATCGGCATGCACGGCATTGAGGGTGGCGACATCGCCGAATGGTTTGATTACCAAGGCCAGCCCGGCCACTTCCGCCTAGTGCTAGACCTCGACGGCGTCGGCATCAGCCAAAAAAGCTACGACGAACTTATCACCGGCATAAACCGCGCCAAACGCCTAAGCGCCCACTTTGACCCCACGCAAATCAGTACAACAACGCGAGGCAACGTACGGCTAGGCGCAGGCAAACACACCAGCGGCAACATCACATTACAGCCCTATCGCCCCTCGCACCTCACCACCAACGGTGCCGCCGCGATAGGCGCAGGCCAGCACGCCAGTACCACTATCACCCTCACGCCCTACCACCCTCGGCAGCTCGCTGTGCCTGGGCCGACCACAATCGGCACCGGACAGCACGCCAGTGGGCAAACCACCATCTACCCGAGTATCTAG
- a CDS encoding GPW/gp25 family protein, with product MSAQTGENLTGIDHIRQSVADIITTPIGSRVMRRDYGSLVPDLLDMPISDALMMQVYAATVIAVSRWEPRISITSTRHYISTDQQGRATIELIGKTADGTPITAEVPLV from the coding sequence ATGAGCGCACAAACCGGCGAAAACCTAACGGGCATCGACCACATCCGCCAATCAGTAGCCGACATCATCACCACCCCGATTGGTTCGCGCGTGATGCGCCGCGACTACGGCAGCCTAGTACCCGATCTGCTCGATATGCCGATATCTGACGCCCTAATGATGCAAGTCTACGCCGCCACCGTGATTGCCGTTAGCCGCTGGGAGCCGCGCATCAGCATCACAAGCACCCGCCACTACATCAGCACCGACCAGCAAGGCCGCGCAACGATAGAGCTAATCGGCAAAACCGCCGACGGCACCCCCATCACAGCAGAGGTGCCACTGGTATGA
- a CDS encoding DUF2817 domain-containing protein yields MADYYTMLTTKGLAKVVAALSGGPALQPQSMAVGDGGGPNFYDQYDRDALKQRSSLVNQHWSDDLNLVDVDPNNPAWVVTEGLIPTQVGGWYIREVGIFDIAGDLIAIGVYPETYKPIATAVEADLLVRSILEVGEASVVQLKIDPSQVMATRAWVLESAIPHALTMLDDAVERAEVARDIAQLAVGIFNSEQAGITATSDDDYFWVSLQNEESLVALYKNEGGVADFYGAYPSHKAFELVRQRLEVVQGMAGLAGGLRSGLYKDEEDSPLYGITTKSGQYLAAWDRQGYQINPARKGLIRKDDDPVFSIKNENGIDLYAIDENRQPIVPLIKALYTSDDQPTYAKVDKKGIIFHGIDPTGKKMVGGGDFDSLEINERSASDGELYLNYDQVKKRRDYSSPFFNAFPLEALPDLATWYGYYDSLMENNPDYITRVLLDTDSVGNPIYAYEFTPPDLRKSVSYPIPDNATRLPSIVIVSGTHGIEKTGAFVSLQFAHDLCNSWHSDELARTFRFGVKVVFVPCMVPYGCQENVRKNPNGVDANRNAPAEWGESGSTDPTDDMYIGPAPGSEIETQVAMSLPDSYPNAFLYIDLHNHTRLDVSTFASWVGARGARERLILGKVGRDLTGYIRSEFPYLTDDIQVPINQVSDSGGGFIATYWSVEKNVPGIYFESVTSLASEFGIYRQDALKFNNKNFRSTIKAFYDQHLVDELGGLQ; encoded by the coding sequence ATGGCCGACTACTACACAATGCTGACAACGAAAGGCCTCGCCAAAGTCGTCGCCGCACTCAGCGGCGGCCCAGCCCTGCAACCGCAAAGCATGGCCGTAGGCGATGGCGGCGGCCCGAATTTTTATGACCAATACGACCGTGACGCGCTAAAGCAGCGCTCATCACTCGTGAATCAACACTGGTCAGACGATTTAAACCTAGTGGATGTTGATCCCAACAACCCCGCCTGGGTCGTGACCGAAGGGCTCATCCCAACGCAGGTGGGTGGCTGGTACATCCGCGAAGTAGGTATCTTTGACATTGCTGGTGACTTGATCGCCATCGGCGTTTATCCAGAAACCTACAAACCAATAGCTACCGCCGTTGAAGCGGATCTACTAGTTCGCTCAATTCTAGAGGTTGGCGAAGCGTCTGTTGTCCAGCTAAAGATCGATCCATCGCAAGTGATGGCCACGCGTGCATGGGTGCTAGAAAGTGCCATTCCGCACGCGCTCACGATGCTCGACGACGCAGTCGAACGCGCCGAAGTCGCCCGCGACATTGCCCAGCTTGCCGTCGGTATTTTCAACAGCGAGCAAGCGGGCATCACAGCGACTAGCGATGATGATTACTTTTGGGTATCGCTGCAAAACGAAGAAAGTTTAGTCGCACTCTACAAAAACGAGGGGGGTGTTGCGGATTTTTATGGAGCTTATCCGAGCCACAAGGCATTTGAATTAGTTCGTCAGAGACTTGAAGTGGTTCAAGGAATGGCAGGGCTTGCGGGCGGTTTACGTAGTGGGCTTTATAAAGATGAGGAAGACAGCCCTTTGTACGGTATTACGACTAAGTCGGGACAATATTTAGCTGCCTGGGATCGACAGGGTTATCAAATCAATCCCGCTAGAAAGGGTTTAATACGTAAGGATGACGATCCTGTTTTTTCTATCAAAAATGAAAATGGCATTGATTTGTACGCCATTGATGAGAATAGACAGCCTATCGTTCCGCTGATTAAAGCGTTATACACATCAGATGATCAGCCGACATACGCAAAAGTTGATAAAAAAGGAATTATATTTCACGGCATCGACCCCACCGGAAAAAAAATGGTGGGTGGCGGAGATTTTGACAGCCTAGAGATTAACGAAAGATCGGCAAGTGATGGGGAGCTCTATCTTAATTATGATCAAGTTAAAAAACGCCGTGATTATAGCAGCCCGTTTTTTAATGCATTTCCACTAGAAGCGCTTCCAGACCTAGCTACATGGTATGGCTATTACGACAGCTTGATGGAAAACAATCCGGACTACATCACTAGAGTGCTGTTAGATACGGATAGTGTCGGCAACCCAATTTATGCGTATGAGTTCACGCCGCCAGATTTGAGAAAAAGTGTATCGTATCCGATACCCGATAACGCAACACGGTTGCCGAGCATCGTGATTGTTAGTGGGACTCACGGAATAGAAAAAACTGGCGCGTTCGTATCGCTGCAGTTTGCACATGATTTATGTAATAGCTGGCACTCTGACGAACTGGCTAGAACATTTAGATTCGGAGTTAAAGTTGTTTTTGTGCCTTGCATGGTTCCGTACGGCTGTCAGGAAAATGTTAGAAAAAATCCCAACGGTGTCGATGCAAACAGAAACGCGCCCGCAGAATGGGGAGAGTCTGGGTCTACAGATCCGACTGATGACATGTATATCGGCCCTGCACCGGGGTCTGAGATAGAGACGCAAGTCGCTATGAGCCTGCCGGACAGTTATCCCAATGCGTTTTTGTATATCGACCTACACAATCACACTCGACTAGACGTGAGCACGTTTGCGAGCTGGGTGGGTGCACGCGGCGCTCGGGAAAGATTGATATTAGGAAAAGTAGGCAGGGATTTAACAGGATATATACGTTCTGAATTCCCCTATTTGACTGACGATATTCAAGTACCAATTAATCAAGTGTCGGACTCCGGCGGCGGTTTTATCGCAACTTACTGGAGTGTAGAGAAAAACGTGCCAGGAATTTATTTTGAATCGGTAACATCGCTAGCAAGTGAGTTCGGAATCTACCGACAAGACGCGCTGAAGTTTAATAACAAAAACTTCAGATCAACTATCAAAGCATTTTATGATCAACATCTAGTCGATGAATTAGGGGGTTTGCAATGA
- a CDS encoding GpE family phage tail protein: MADLAMVFHWEPSAMDGMQLEELMEWRERARKRHEGNKPKGGKQGKK; the protein is encoded by the coding sequence ATGGCGGATCTCGCCATGGTGTTTCACTGGGAACCCAGCGCGATGGACGGCATGCAGCTCGAAGAGCTAATGGAATGGCGCGAACGCGCCCGAAAACGCCACGAAGGCAACAAGCCCAAAGGTGGCAAGCAAGGCAAAAAGTAA
- a CDS encoding baseplate J/gp47 family protein has protein sequence MSTIDLSRLPTPTLLDELSFEEILTELRADLLDRSPDIADVLQLESEPVNKLLEVVAYREMINRHRHNQRVRRLLLAYSYGDALDHIGVTYFFTARFDGESDDAYRRRLLLAPDRFSTAGAEAAYIYHALSADAQVKDASATSPEATEVIVAVLANTGDGTASPELIETVENALNAEFVRPLTDRVTVIGADVQNYAISAALIIRPGPDPDVVRAAAHASAVEFAERRHRLGDDIFQDAVLAALYVEGVERVLLNSPTADIPRSAIQAAYCSNVEVALHD, from the coding sequence ATGAGCACAATAGACCTATCGAGACTGCCCACGCCCACGCTGCTCGACGAACTCAGCTTTGAAGAGATCCTGACCGAGCTACGCGCCGACCTACTCGACCGCTCGCCCGATATAGCAGACGTACTGCAGCTAGAAAGCGAACCGGTCAACAAGCTGCTAGAAGTGGTCGCGTATCGCGAAATGATCAACCGCCACCGCCACAATCAACGCGTCCGCCGCTTACTGCTCGCATACTCATACGGCGACGCCCTCGACCACATCGGCGTCACCTACTTTTTCACCGCCCGCTTTGACGGCGAAAGCGACGACGCCTACCGCCGCCGCCTGCTGTTAGCGCCCGACCGATTCAGCACCGCCGGTGCTGAAGCCGCCTATATCTACCACGCGCTAAGCGCAGATGCCCAAGTAAAAGACGCATCAGCAACCAGCCCCGAAGCCACGGAAGTCATCGTTGCCGTCCTGGCCAACACGGGTGACGGCACCGCATCGCCGGAGCTAATCGAAACCGTCGAAAACGCCCTAAATGCCGAATTCGTCCGCCCGTTAACGGATCGCGTCACAGTTATAGGCGCAGACGTACAAAACTACGCAATATCCGCCGCGCTCATCATCCGGCCGGGGCCAGATCCCGACGTCGTCCGCGCCGCCGCCCATGCCTCAGCGGTCGAGTTCGCAGAACGCCGCCATCGCCTGGGCGATGACATTTTTCAAGATGCCGTTCTCGCTGCGCTCTACGTCGAAGGCGTCGAGCGCGTGCTCCTGAATAGCCCTACAGCAGATATCCCCCGCTCAGCAATTCAGGCCGCGTATTGCTCAAACGTGGAGGTAGCGCTACATGACTAA
- a CDS encoding phage tail sheath protein: protein MPDYHHGVRVVEINEGTRPIRTVSTAVIGMVVTAPNADETAFPLNTPVLVTDIYAAIGNAGEGGTLRRTLSAIVSETRAVCVVVRVEEGADDEATTANIIGGVDETTGQKLGMQALTAAETKLGVKPRILGVPELDNESVAAELAGIAQQLRAFAYVSAFDCETIEDASMYREGFGQREVMVIWPNFQAFDVDAEETRPLSAVAKALGHRAKLDNQIGWHKTLSNMPVNGVTGVTKDLSWDLQDPATDAGYLNAADITTLINKSGFRFWGSRTCSEEPLFAFESYTRTAQVLADTIAEAHLWAIDKPMHPTLVRDIIEGVNAKFRELTRRGYILGGSAWFDESLNSPEVLKSGKLYIDYDYTPVPPLENLSFQQRITDCYLVDFAARISE from the coding sequence ATGCCCGATTACCATCACGGCGTCCGCGTCGTCGAAATCAACGAAGGAACGCGCCCCATCCGCACGGTCTCCACCGCCGTGATCGGCATGGTCGTTACCGCACCAAACGCCGATGAAACCGCGTTCCCGCTCAACACCCCCGTACTGGTCACAGACATATACGCCGCCATTGGCAACGCGGGCGAAGGCGGCACGCTACGCCGCACGCTCTCCGCTATTGTTAGCGAAACCCGCGCCGTGTGCGTCGTCGTCCGCGTAGAAGAAGGTGCCGACGACGAAGCCACCACCGCCAACATTATCGGCGGCGTCGATGAAACCACCGGCCAAAAGCTCGGCATGCAAGCGCTCACCGCCGCTGAAACAAAGCTAGGCGTTAAGCCGCGCATACTTGGCGTGCCGGAACTCGACAACGAAAGCGTCGCCGCAGAGCTAGCAGGCATCGCCCAGCAGCTGCGCGCCTTCGCTTATGTCAGTGCGTTTGATTGCGAAACCATCGAAGACGCCAGCATGTACCGCGAAGGCTTTGGCCAACGCGAAGTGATGGTGATTTGGCCCAATTTCCAAGCGTTCGATGTTGATGCCGAAGAAACCCGCCCCCTCTCCGCTGTCGCCAAAGCCCTAGGCCACCGCGCAAAACTCGACAATCAAATCGGCTGGCACAAGACGCTTTCAAACATGCCCGTGAACGGCGTAACGGGAGTCACCAAAGACCTGTCGTGGGATCTGCAAGATCCCGCCACCGATGCCGGATATCTCAACGCCGCCGACATCACCACGCTGATCAACAAAAGCGGCTTCCGCTTCTGGGGCTCACGCACTTGCTCAGAAGAACCCCTCTTCGCATTCGAGTCCTACACCCGCACCGCGCAAGTCCTCGCCGACACCATCGCCGAAGCGCACCTATGGGCCATCGACAAACCCATGCACCCCACGCTAGTGCGCGACATCATCGAAGGCGTCAACGCAAAGTTCCGCGAATTAACACGGCGCGGCTACATCCTAGGTGGCTCAGCGTGGTTCGACGAATCCCTCAACAGCCCCGAAGTGTTGAAATCCGGCAAGCTCTACATCGACTACGACTACACCCCGGTGCCGCCACTCGAAAACCTCAGTTTTCAGCAGCGCATCACCGACTGCTATTTAGTCGACTTCGCCGCCCGCATCAGCGAATAA